Proteins encoded within one genomic window of Parolsenella massiliensis:
- the ygfK gene encoding putative selenate reductase subunit YgfK produces the protein MSDIMRPIPFAQMMDWILTEHANLGSVFGVRKIVRHEGDADPIFNEKIESPFGPAAGPNSQLAQNIVASYVAGSRFFEVKTVQVMDGAELSACVNKPCIVAEDECYNCEWSTELEVPQALNEYVKAWWACKLLSRELGLGAADGFVFNMSVGYDLEGIKSAKVDNYIESMKDASNTAVWAECRDWALANLDRFEHVDADFVNSVSPHVSTSVTESTLHGCPPAEIERIATYLITEKGLNTYIKCNPTLLGYEYARTRLNELGFDYIAFDDKHFVEDLQWEDAVPMMRRLIELAESRGLAFGVKLTNTFPVDVTRGELPSEEMYMSGRSLFPLTVEVARRISAEFDGKLRISYSGGADARNIHDLYAAGIWPITMATTVLKPGGYERFSQIAGILAGMERREDVDVEAVTALGEKATASKLYHKPIKPAKPHKVSAPLPLTSCFTAPCRSGCPIQQDIPAYLHAVDEGNLAEALRIIVSRNALPHITGNLCPHPCGAKCERAFYEAEGAQIRASKLTAARGGFDEVLAELKAAKPAGTSDKKVAVIGGGPAGLATAFFLTRAGADVTIIERTNRLGGVARHVIPEFRISHNDIDADEQLCLAFGAKVELGREVKSVEELKAEGYTDVVVCVGAWAPGHVGLEYGEEHDVLEFLRAAKAGEDLSALGTDIVIVGAGNTAMDAARVAKRLPGVENVRIVYRRTKRFMPADEDELQEALADGVEFCELLAPRGVRCGKLTCDVMKLGEADESGRQRPVATGETVEVPATAVICAVGEHIEGEVFASAGVEVDRKGRPAGTATGVDGVWAAGDCRRGPATFVEAIADAQAVARDMLGADFNAYAEANAAASVEQCYERKGTLSTEAAPINNSRCLGCAKVCEACCDVCPNRANVAIEVPGLAQHQVVHVDGMCNECGNCAVFCPWEGRPFKDKLTLFWSAEDMGASENRGFLPQADGSFLVRLATGTGAYDVDDANCGLPEDVRLTIKAVRDSYGYLLAK, from the coding sequence ATGAGCGACATCATGAGGCCGATCCCGTTCGCACAGATGATGGACTGGATCCTCACCGAGCACGCCAACCTCGGCAGCGTCTTCGGCGTGCGCAAGATCGTGCGCCACGAGGGCGACGCCGACCCCATCTTCAACGAGAAGATCGAGTCGCCGTTCGGCCCGGCCGCCGGCCCCAACAGCCAGCTCGCGCAGAACATCGTTGCCTCCTACGTGGCGGGCTCTCGCTTCTTCGAGGTCAAGACCGTGCAGGTCATGGACGGCGCCGAGCTGTCCGCGTGCGTCAACAAGCCCTGCATCGTGGCCGAGGACGAGTGCTACAACTGCGAGTGGTCCACCGAGCTCGAGGTTCCGCAGGCGCTCAACGAGTACGTCAAGGCCTGGTGGGCCTGCAAGCTGCTGTCCCGCGAGCTCGGCCTGGGCGCGGCTGACGGATTCGTCTTCAACATGAGCGTGGGATATGACCTCGAGGGCATCAAGAGCGCCAAGGTCGACAACTACATCGAGAGCATGAAGGACGCGAGCAACACGGCCGTGTGGGCCGAGTGCCGCGACTGGGCGCTTGCCAACCTCGACCGCTTCGAGCACGTCGACGCCGACTTCGTGAACTCCGTGAGCCCGCACGTCTCCACGTCGGTCACCGAGTCCACGCTCCACGGCTGCCCGCCCGCAGAGATCGAGCGCATCGCCACCTACCTCATCACCGAGAAGGGCCTCAACACCTACATCAAGTGCAACCCGACGCTGCTCGGCTACGAGTACGCGCGCACGCGCCTGAACGAGCTGGGCTTCGACTACATCGCCTTCGATGACAAGCACTTCGTCGAGGACCTGCAGTGGGAGGACGCCGTTCCCATGATGCGTCGCCTCATCGAGCTGGCCGAGAGCCGCGGCCTGGCCTTTGGTGTCAAGCTCACGAATACGTTCCCCGTCGACGTCACGCGTGGCGAGCTGCCGAGCGAGGAGATGTACATGTCCGGCCGCTCGCTGTTCCCGCTGACGGTCGAGGTCGCCCGCCGCATCTCCGCCGAGTTCGACGGCAAGCTGCGCATCAGCTACTCCGGCGGCGCCGACGCCCGCAACATCCACGACCTGTACGCCGCGGGCATCTGGCCCATCACCATGGCCACCACGGTCCTCAAGCCCGGTGGCTACGAGCGCTTCAGCCAGATTGCCGGCATCCTTGCGGGCATGGAGCGCCGCGAGGACGTCGACGTCGAGGCCGTCACCGCGCTGGGCGAGAAGGCCACGGCCAGCAAGCTCTACCACAAGCCCATCAAGCCGGCCAAGCCGCACAAGGTGAGCGCGCCGCTGCCGCTCACGAGCTGCTTCACGGCCCCGTGCCGCTCCGGCTGCCCCATCCAGCAGGACATCCCGGCCTACCTGCACGCCGTTGACGAGGGCAACCTCGCCGAGGCTCTGCGCATCATCGTGAGCCGCAACGCCCTGCCCCACATCACCGGCAACCTCTGCCCGCACCCCTGCGGCGCCAAGTGCGAGCGCGCCTTCTACGAGGCCGAGGGCGCCCAGATCCGCGCCAGCAAGCTCACGGCCGCCCGTGGTGGCTTCGACGAGGTCCTCGCCGAGCTCAAGGCCGCCAAGCCCGCCGGCACCTCCGACAAGAAGGTTGCCGTCATCGGCGGCGGCCCGGCCGGCCTTGCCACGGCGTTCTTCCTGACGCGCGCCGGCGCCGACGTCACCATCATCGAGCGCACCAACAGGCTCGGCGGCGTCGCCCGTCACGTCATCCCCGAGTTCCGCATCTCCCACAACGACATCGACGCCGACGAGCAGCTGTGCCTGGCCTTCGGCGCCAAGGTCGAGCTTGGCCGCGAGGTCAAGAGCGTCGAGGAGCTCAAGGCCGAGGGCTACACGGACGTCGTCGTCTGCGTGGGCGCCTGGGCCCCGGGCCACGTGGGCCTCGAGTACGGCGAGGAGCACGACGTCCTGGAGTTCCTGCGCGCCGCCAAGGCCGGAGAGGACCTCTCCGCGCTTGGGACCGACATCGTGATCGTGGGCGCCGGCAACACCGCCATGGACGCCGCGCGCGTCGCCAAGCGCCTGCCGGGCGTCGAGAACGTGCGCATCGTCTACCGCCGCACGAAGCGCTTCATGCCCGCCGACGAGGACGAGCTGCAGGAGGCCCTGGCCGACGGCGTCGAGTTCTGCGAGCTGCTCGCGCCCAGGGGCGTCAGGTGCGGCAAGCTCACCTGCGATGTCATGAAGCTCGGCGAGGCCGACGAGTCCGGTCGCCAGCGCCCCGTCGCTACCGGCGAGACCGTCGAGGTCCCGGCCACGGCCGTCATCTGCGCCGTGGGCGAGCACATCGAGGGTGAGGTCTTCGCCTCCGCCGGCGTCGAGGTCGACCGCAAGGGCCGCCCGGCCGGCACCGCCACGGGTGTGGACGGCGTCTGGGCTGCCGGCGACTGCCGCCGTGGCCCCGCGACGTTCGTCGAGGCCATCGCCGACGCGCAGGCCGTGGCCCGCGACATGCTCGGCGCCGACTTCAACGCCTACGCCGAGGCCAACGCCGCCGCCTCCGTCGAGCAGTGCTACGAGCGCAAGGGCACCCTCTCCACCGAGGCCGCCCCGATCAACAACAGCCGCTGCCTGGGCTGCGCCAAGGTCTGCGAGGCCTGCTGCGACGTCTGCCCCAACCGCGCCAACGTCGCCATCGAGGTGCCGGGCCTGGCCCAGCACCAGGTGGTCCACGTGGACGGCATGTGCAACGAGTGCGGCAACTGCGCCGTCTTCTGCCCGTGGGAGGGCCGCCCGTTCAAGGACAAGCTCACCCTGTTCTGGAGCGCCGAGGACATGGGCGCCTCCGAGAACCGCGGCTTCCTGCCGCAGGCCGACGGCTCGTTCCTCGTCCGCCTTGCCACGGGCACGGGCGCCTATGACGTCGACGACGCCAACTGCGGCCTGCCCGAGGACGTCCGCCTCACGATCAAGGCCGTGCGCGACTCCTACGGCTACCTGCTCGCCAAGTAG
- a CDS encoding 4Fe-4S binding protein, whose protein sequence is MAYETKNTQGAKPAAKRPRKPRPVAVVMCNGGCDLQGCKQGCIGCGTCVGVCRKNAIRINERGVAVVDRDACIGCGLCARSCEQGVIQLVEREFTITARCSNTEKGSDAKLECDNSCVACGACERACPAGAIHVVDNHAVIDWVHCIACGMCATKCPRNVIRDAFGIVAKR, encoded by the coding sequence ATGGCCTACGAGACCAAGAACACCCAGGGCGCCAAGCCTGCTGCCAAGCGGCCGCGAAAGCCCCGCCCCGTCGCCGTCGTCATGTGCAACGGCGGCTGCGACCTGCAGGGCTGCAAGCAGGGCTGCATCGGCTGCGGAACGTGCGTGGGCGTCTGCCGCAAGAACGCCATCCGCATCAACGAGCGCGGCGTGGCCGTCGTCGACCGCGACGCCTGCATCGGCTGTGGCCTGTGCGCGCGCTCCTGCGAGCAGGGCGTCATCCAGCTCGTCGAGCGCGAGTTCACAATCACGGCGCGCTGCTCCAACACCGAGAAGGGCTCAGACGCCAAGCTCGAGTGCGACAACAGCTGCGTGGCCTGCGGCGCCTGCGAGCGCGCCTGCCCGGCCGGCGCCATCCACGTTGTCGACAACCACGCCGTCATCGACTGGGTGCACTGCATCGCCTGTGGCATGTGCGCCACGAAGTGTCCGAGAAACGTCATCCGCGACGCCTTTGGCATCGTGGCCAAGAGGTAG
- the xdh gene encoding selenium-dependent xanthine dehydrogenase — protein MAAKYKLHINGQDYVTSENKSILRYLRDDLNLTSVKDGCSEGACGTCTIIVDNQAVKSCVLTTKLARGHDIVTIEGLTEREQEAFVYAFGTAGAVQCGFCIPGMVMAGAALCRRTPDPTDLQISQAIKGNVCRCTGYKRILVGIKKAAAILRGDEQIDPAAERGDNYAVGEQIFRVDVRRKVLGFGKYPDDMTEADFPGLCYTSAVRSKYPRARVLSIDASKAEALPGVVGVLTAKDVPHNQVGHLIQDWDVMIAEGDVTRCLGDAIALVVAEDAKTLEKAKKLVKIQYEELEPIRSIEEAKAPGAPRIHDSFFAFGNTVELKDNVCQSRHVTRGDAAKALAESAYTVTQRFITPFTEHAFLEPECAVAAPYKDGVKIWSTDQGAYDTRKECAHMFGWDATPERVVVETMLVGGGFGGKEDVSCQHLAALAAYKFGRPVKCRFTRQESLYFHPKRHAMDGTFTLGCDKDGNFTGLDCEINFDTGAYASLCGPVLERACTHSVGPYKYQNTDIRGYGYYTNNPPAGAFRGFGVCQSEFALESLIDLLAEKAGLDPWEIRYRNAIEPGEVLPNGQIADCSTALKETLDAVKDVYYANPGRAGLACSMKNAGVGVGLPDAGRCNIRVEDGRAVIYAATSDIGQGCNTVFLQDVAEATGLPLSCIANGECSTEAAPDSGTTSGSRQTVVTGEAVRGAAFLLRDAMLAVERGEAVPEERVSAKGDGITHEFADGTTFEVPAEQLTPGHAVHPEHPSDALRALEGHEFYYEYLEKTDKLGADVPNPKSHICYGFATHVAILDDEGKVSEFYAAHDSGRVINPVAIQGQIEGGVLMGMGYALTEQWPLKDCVPEVKYGTLGLLRSTDIPQIHAIYVEKDEQLPVAYGGKGIGEIATIPAAPAVQNAYHAWDGKLRSDLPMADTYYSHRLGRD, from the coding sequence ATGGCTGCCAAGTACAAGCTTCACATCAACGGCCAGGACTACGTCACGTCCGAGAACAAGTCGATCCTGCGCTACCTGCGCGACGATCTCAACCTTACGAGCGTCAAGGACGGCTGCTCGGAGGGCGCCTGCGGCACGTGCACGATCATTGTCGACAACCAGGCCGTCAAGTCGTGCGTGCTCACCACGAAGCTCGCCCGGGGCCACGACATCGTGACGATCGAGGGCCTCACCGAGCGCGAGCAGGAGGCGTTCGTCTACGCGTTCGGCACCGCCGGCGCCGTGCAGTGCGGCTTCTGCATCCCGGGCATGGTCATGGCAGGCGCCGCCCTGTGCCGCCGCACGCCCGACCCCACGGACCTTCAGATCTCCCAGGCCATCAAGGGCAACGTCTGCCGCTGCACCGGCTACAAGCGCATCCTCGTGGGCATCAAGAAGGCCGCCGCCATCCTTCGCGGCGACGAGCAGATCGACCCGGCCGCCGAGCGCGGCGACAACTACGCCGTGGGCGAGCAGATTTTCCGCGTGGACGTCCGCCGCAAGGTGCTGGGCTTTGGCAAGTACCCCGACGACATGACCGAGGCCGACTTCCCCGGCCTGTGCTACACCTCCGCGGTGCGCTCCAAGTACCCGCGCGCCCGCGTCCTCTCCATCGACGCGAGCAAGGCCGAGGCGCTTCCCGGCGTCGTGGGCGTGCTCACGGCCAAGGACGTGCCCCACAACCAGGTGGGCCACCTCATCCAGGACTGGGACGTCATGATCGCCGAGGGCGACGTCACGCGCTGCCTGGGAGACGCCATCGCGCTCGTTGTGGCCGAGGACGCAAAGACCCTCGAGAAGGCCAAGAAGCTCGTCAAGATCCAGTACGAGGAGCTCGAGCCCATCCGCTCCATCGAGGAGGCCAAGGCCCCCGGCGCCCCGCGCATCCACGACAGCTTCTTTGCGTTCGGCAACACCGTCGAGCTCAAGGACAACGTCTGTCAGAGCCGCCACGTCACGCGCGGCGACGCCGCGAAGGCGCTCGCCGAGTCCGCCTACACGGTGACGCAGCGATTCATCACCCCGTTCACCGAGCACGCGTTCCTCGAGCCCGAGTGCGCCGTGGCCGCCCCCTACAAGGACGGCGTCAAGATTTGGTCCACCGACCAGGGCGCCTACGACACGCGCAAGGAGTGCGCGCACATGTTTGGCTGGGACGCCACGCCCGAGCGCGTCGTCGTCGAGACGATGCTCGTGGGCGGCGGCTTCGGCGGCAAGGAGGACGTCTCCTGCCAGCACCTGGCCGCGCTGGCCGCCTACAAGTTCGGCCGTCCGGTCAAGTGCCGCTTCACGCGCCAGGAGTCGCTGTACTTCCACCCCAAGCGCCACGCCATGGACGGCACGTTCACGCTCGGGTGCGACAAGGACGGCAACTTCACGGGCCTCGACTGCGAGATCAACTTCGACACGGGTGCCTACGCGAGCCTGTGCGGCCCGGTGCTGGAGCGCGCCTGCACCCACTCCGTGGGTCCCTACAAGTACCAGAACACCGACATCCGCGGCTACGGCTACTACACCAACAACCCGCCCGCGGGCGCCTTCCGCGGCTTTGGCGTGTGCCAGTCCGAGTTCGCCCTCGAGAGCCTCATCGACCTGCTCGCCGAGAAAGCCGGCCTCGACCCGTGGGAGATCCGCTACCGCAACGCCATTGAGCCGGGCGAGGTCCTGCCCAACGGCCAGATCGCGGACTGCTCCACGGCCCTCAAGGAGACGCTCGACGCCGTGAAGGACGTCTACTACGCCAACCCCGGCCGTGCGGGCCTTGCCTGCTCCATGAAGAATGCGGGCGTGGGCGTGGGCCTGCCCGACGCGGGCCGCTGCAACATCCGCGTGGAGGACGGCCGCGCGGTCATCTACGCCGCCACCTCCGACATCGGCCAGGGCTGCAACACCGTGTTTCTCCAGGACGTCGCCGAGGCCACGGGGCTTCCCCTCTCGTGCATCGCCAACGGCGAGTGCTCCACCGAGGCGGCGCCCGACTCGGGCACCACGTCCGGCTCTCGCCAGACCGTCGTCACCGGCGAGGCGGTGCGCGGCGCGGCGTTCCTGCTGCGTGACGCCATGCTGGCCGTCGAGCGCGGCGAGGCCGTGCCCGAGGAGCGCGTGAGCGCAAAGGGGGACGGCATCACCCACGAGTTCGCCGACGGCACCACGTTCGAGGTGCCGGCCGAGCAGCTCACGCCGGGTCACGCCGTGCATCCCGAGCACCCCTCAGACGCCCTGCGTGCCCTCGAGGGCCACGAGTTCTACTACGAGTACCTCGAGAAGACCGACAAGCTCGGTGCCGACGTGCCCAACCCCAAGAGCCACATCTGCTATGGCTTCGCCACGCACGTGGCAATCCTTGACGACGAGGGCAAGGTTTCCGAGTTCTACGCGGCGCATGACTCGGGCCGCGTCATCAACCCCGTCGCCATCCAGGGCCAGATTGAAGGCGGCGTGCTCATGGGCATGGGATACGCGCTCACCGAGCAGTGGCCGCTCAAGGACTGCGTCCCCGAGGTCAAGTACGGCACGCTCGGACTGCTCCGCTCCACGGACATCCCCCAGATCCATGCGATCTACGTGGAGAAGGACGAACAGCTGCCCGTGGCCTACGGCGGCAAGGGCATCGGCGAGATCGCCACGATCCCGGCGGCTCCCGCCGTCCAGAACGCCTACCACGCCTGGGACGGCAAGCTCCGTTCCGACCTGCCCATGGCCGACACCTACTACAGCCACCGCCTCGGCCGCGACTAA
- a CDS encoding ABC transporter ATP-binding protein, whose product MAELLRMENVSKCFGSFYANKNVNLTIEQGEVHTLLGENGAGKSTLMNVLIGLYTPTEGKIYMRGQEVNISSPGVAVEHGIGMVHQHFMLIEDMTGLENIILGDKRHNSPLLQIADDRKTIEELMDRYGMEIDLDEKVGDMSIGMQQRVEIMKVLFRGADLVILDEPTAVLTDLEVEGLFDIMHSLTSEGKSIIFISHKMREVMHISDRVTVLRRGEMIDTLRVADTTEQELADLMIGQKFQENTYEKVQTPGDVAFELKDVSYHPEVKHGGLKDISMQIHKGEVLGVAGIDGNGQSELASLVTGLIKPESGKVMGLDGSEIALFSPSAFIDSGLGNIPEDRNKMGLVGDMTIAENLVLKQTTSDRFSAGHGAWLKLDAINEYANKLKDENDIRCTSVNQTARSLSGGNQQKVILARELDSHPKLLVAVYPTRGLDIGATEFIHNQIIAQRDAGCAVLLISADFDEVLKLSDRITVLFEGEIMGTYPGANPPIKEISLAMAGK is encoded by the coding sequence ATGGCCGAGTTGCTGAGGATGGAGAACGTCAGCAAGTGCTTCGGTTCGTTCTACGCTAACAAGAACGTGAACCTCACGATCGAGCAAGGCGAGGTCCACACGCTCCTGGGCGAGAACGGCGCTGGCAAGTCCACGCTCATGAACGTCCTCATTGGTCTCTACACGCCAACTGAGGGCAAGATCTACATGCGCGGTCAGGAGGTGAACATCTCCAGCCCCGGCGTCGCCGTCGAGCACGGCATCGGCATGGTCCACCAGCACTTCATGCTCATCGAGGACATGACCGGCCTCGAGAACATCATCCTTGGCGACAAGCGCCACAACAGCCCGCTGCTCCAGATCGCAGACGATCGCAAGACGATCGAGGAGCTCATGGACCGCTACGGCATGGAGATCGACCTCGACGAGAAGGTCGGCGACATGTCCATCGGCATGCAGCAGCGCGTCGAGATCATGAAGGTGCTGTTCCGCGGCGCAGACCTCGTCATCCTTGACGAGCCCACAGCCGTGCTCACCGACCTCGAGGTCGAGGGCCTGTTCGACATCATGCACTCCCTCACCTCAGAGGGTAAGTCCATCATCTTCATCTCGCACAAGATGCGCGAGGTCATGCACATCTCCGACCGCGTCACCGTCCTTCGCCGCGGCGAGATGATCGACACCCTGCGCGTCGCAGACACCACCGAGCAGGAGCTCGCCGACCTCATGATCGGCCAGAAGTTCCAGGAGAACACCTACGAGAAGGTCCAGACGCCCGGCGACGTGGCCTTCGAGCTCAAGGACGTCTCCTACCACCCCGAGGTCAAGCACGGTGGCCTCAAGGATATTTCCATGCAGATCCACAAGGGCGAGGTCCTGGGCGTGGCTGGCATCGACGGCAACGGCCAGTCCGAGCTCGCCTCGCTCGTCACGGGCCTCATCAAGCCCGAGTCCGGCAAGGTCATGGGCCTCGACGGCTCCGAGATCGCCCTGTTCAGCCCGAGCGCGTTCATCGACTCCGGCCTGGGCAACATCCCCGAGGACCGCAACAAGATGGGCCTCGTGGGAGACATGACCATCGCCGAGAACCTCGTCCTCAAGCAGACGACCTCTGACCGCTTCTCCGCGGGCCACGGCGCCTGGCTCAAGCTCGACGCCATCAACGAGTACGCCAACAAGCTCAAGGACGAGAACGACATCCGCTGCACGTCCGTCAACCAGACGGCCCGCTCGCTGTCTGGCGGCAACCAGCAGAAGGTCATCCTCGCCCGCGAGCTCGACTCGCACCCCAAGCTGCTCGTGGCCGTCTATCCCACGCGCGGCCTGGACATCGGCGCCACCGAGTTCATCCACAACCAGATCATCGCCCAGCGCGATGCTGGCTGCGCGGTGCTGCTCATCTCGGCCGACTTCGACGAGGTGCTGAAGCTCTCCGATAGGATCACGGTCCTGTTCGAGGGCGAGATCATGGGAACGTATCCTGGCGCGAATCCTCCCATCAAGGAGATTTCGCTCGCCATGGCAGGAAAGTAG
- a CDS encoding ABC transporter permease yields MADNKKLAKAKKAASTPEEQREKRLMILTPIVSVLLALIVGAIVIACLGKSPIQGYAAMLQGSLGDAGKIGKTLERACPLIFTGLAAVFAYKCGVFNLGGEGQFIMGGCATATVVLGLHLTGPMGLLLGIIAGIVVGGIWALIPGIMKITRGLNEMITTIMLNYIAMYFMEYIFKNVFSDQGLPKTLAMPKSTHLMDVGSAHVGVILAIVLGVFLWYVIFRTSFGFKIRAVGMSPTASKVNGFPVRALVLLAFVISGAIAGMGGAVELLGKTPFRLADGFGSGFGFDGVAIALIAQLNPIAAIFVALLFGILSTGGTMMQSVIGVPTAIVDIVRGLIIIFAVAGMAMVKLPKVKAFFANLGSKNKKAEVNA; encoded by the coding sequence GTGGCTGACAACAAGAAGCTGGCAAAGGCCAAGAAGGCCGCCTCGACCCCTGAGGAGCAGCGCGAGAAGCGCCTGATGATCCTCACCCCGATCGTCTCGGTTCTGCTCGCCCTCATCGTGGGCGCCATCGTCATCGCGTGCCTGGGCAAGAGCCCCATCCAGGGCTATGCCGCCATGCTGCAGGGCTCGCTCGGTGACGCCGGCAAGATCGGCAAGACGCTCGAGCGCGCGTGCCCGCTCATCTTCACGGGCCTGGCCGCGGTGTTCGCCTACAAGTGCGGCGTGTTCAACCTCGGCGGCGAGGGTCAGTTCATCATGGGCGGCTGCGCCACGGCCACGGTCGTGCTTGGCCTTCACCTCACCGGTCCCATGGGCCTTCTGCTCGGCATCATCGCCGGCATCGTCGTGGGTGGCATCTGGGCGCTCATCCCCGGCATCATGAAGATCACGCGTGGCCTCAACGAGATGATCACCACGATCATGCTCAACTACATCGCCATGTACTTCATGGAGTACATCTTCAAGAACGTCTTCTCCGACCAGGGCCTGCCCAAGACGCTCGCCATGCCCAAGTCCACGCACCTCATGGACGTCGGCAGCGCCCATGTGGGCGTCATCCTGGCCATCGTGCTCGGCGTGTTCCTCTGGTACGTCATCTTCCGCACGTCGTTCGGCTTCAAGATCCGCGCCGTGGGCATGAGCCCCACCGCCTCCAAGGTCAACGGCTTCCCCGTGCGCGCCCTCGTGCTGCTCGCCTTCGTCATCTCCGGCGCCATCGCTGGCATGGGAGGCGCCGTGGAGCTGCTCGGCAAGACCCCGTTCCGCCTCGCTGACGGCTTCGGCTCCGGCTTTGGCTTCGACGGCGTTGCCATCGCGCTCATCGCGCAGCTCAACCCCATCGCAGCGATCTTCGTGGCCCTGCTGTTCGGAATCCTGTCCACGGGCGGCACGATGATGCAGTCCGTCATCGGCGTGCCCACGGCCATCGTCGACATCGTCCGCGGCCTCATCATCATCTTCGCCGTCGCCGGCATGGCCATGGTGAAGCTGCCCAAGGTCAAGGCGTTCTTCGCCAACCTTGGCTCCAAGAACAAGAAAGCTGAGGTGAACGCGTAA
- a CDS encoding ABC transporter permease — MDFMVALPTIVKAMAMGAVPILLAALGEVFSERAGLVNIGLEGIMAVGAFVAFAVGKVTGNLWLGLLVGMLAGVLVNLIYAFCTVTLCSDHVVTSMAINILAPAVALFGYNLFVGANSANATGSQMASLAIPGLSDVPIVGNGLFNQTLLAYLAFLLVPVVSFFFKRCRAGLSFRSVGENPQAAETLGINVVRTKYVACVVCGALAAAGGAFLTLCYTPIYTDGIVMGRGFIALATVIFGRWSAVGVMGASLLFGFFDGLNVALQAQFQAAPVMFFKMIPYVFTIIALLFFGSKHAGPKANGQPYFRESR, encoded by the coding sequence ATGGACTTCATGGTTGCGCTTCCCACCATCGTCAAGGCAATGGCGATGGGCGCCGTGCCCATCCTTCTCGCGGCGCTCGGCGAGGTCTTCTCCGAGAGGGCCGGTCTCGTCAATATCGGTCTCGAGGGCATCATGGCTGTCGGAGCGTTCGTGGCGTTTGCCGTGGGCAAGGTCACGGGCAACCTCTGGCTCGGCCTTCTGGTGGGCATGCTCGCGGGCGTGCTGGTGAACCTCATCTACGCCTTCTGCACGGTCACGCTCTGCTCGGACCACGTGGTCACGTCGATGGCCATCAACATCCTGGCCCCGGCCGTGGCGCTGTTTGGCTATAACCTGTTCGTGGGCGCCAACTCCGCCAACGCCACGGGCAGCCAGATGGCAAGCCTGGCCATCCCCGGCCTGTCTGACGTCCCCATCGTGGGCAACGGCCTGTTCAACCAGACGCTCCTTGCCTACCTGGCGTTCCTGCTCGTGCCCGTCGTGTCGTTCTTCTTCAAGCGCTGCCGCGCCGGCCTGTCGTTCCGCTCCGTGGGTGAGAACCCGCAGGCCGCCGAGACCCTCGGCATCAACGTCGTGCGCACCAAGTACGTGGCCTGCGTCGTCTGCGGCGCCCTCGCCGCGGCCGGTGGTGCGTTCCTGACGCTGTGCTACACGCCGATCTACACGGACGGCATCGTGATGGGCCGCGGCTTCATCGCGCTGGCAACCGTCATCTTCGGTCGCTGGAGCGCCGTGGGCGTCATGGGCGCCAGCCTGCTCTTCGGCTTCTTCGACGGCCTCAACGTGGCCCTGCAGGCCCAGTTCCAGGCCGCGCCGGTCATGTTCTTCAAGATGATCCCGTACGTCTTCACGATCATCGCGCTGCTGTTCTTCGGCTCCAAGCACGCCGGCCCCAAGGCAAACGGCCAGCCGTACTTCCGCGAGTCCCGCTAG
- a CDS encoding BMP family protein encodes MSESKKSQSRVMLNRRQALGLGGAAALTVALAGCGGGSGSAATAAASDSADGKSSYKVAMIMSGTITDGGWDQGHYESLKRAIDAHSNWEMLEPKENTADADAATAAQSYIDQDVDLIVGNGNQFASDWAEVIAGAADEHPNVNFLITNTDPEAEMGDYENLDHVETVLPDFVQTGALAGVVAGLMTQTKSIGFIGGMKLPSTTKKYSAFLAAAQKIDASITGQYNFEAGFTDASLGTKLAEQWINSNNVDVMWGDASAVDNGVRQALQNAGADTHFDIAQPIDTVGDDQPTVVTSTITDWMIGQAMDEIEGGKFGGGKAITGNMDNGGVSLGKFSDKVSQDVQDKIAEYSDQIKAGTFISDSDVEAIEKGL; translated from the coding sequence ATGAGTGAGTCCAAGAAATCCCAGTCCCGAGTCATGCTCAACAGGCGCCAGGCCCTCGGCCTCGGTGGCGCCGCGGCGCTGACGGTCGCCCTGGCCGGCTGCGGTGGCGGCTCCGGCTCGGCCGCCACGGCCGCCGCGTCCGACTCCGCGGACGGCAAGTCCAGCTACAAGGTCGCCATGATCATGAGTGGCACCATTACCGACGGTGGCTGGGACCAGGGTCACTACGAGTCGCTCAAGCGCGCCATCGACGCCCACTCCAACTGGGAGATGCTCGAGCCCAAGGAGAACACGGCAGACGCCGACGCCGCCACGGCCGCCCAGTCCTACATCGACCAGGACGTCGACCTCATCGTGGGCAATGGCAACCAGTTCGCCTCCGACTGGGCCGAGGTCATTGCCGGTGCCGCCGACGAGCACCCCAACGTCAACTTCCTCATCACGAACACCGACCCCGAGGCCGAGATGGGCGACTACGAGAACCTCGACCACGTCGAGACCGTGCTGCCCGACTTCGTCCAGACGGGCGCCCTGGCCGGCGTCGTCGCCGGTCTCATGACCCAGACGAAGAGCATCGGCTTCATCGGTGGCATGAAGCTCCCGTCCACGACGAAGAAGTACTCCGCCTTCCTCGCCGCGGCCCAGAAGATCGATGCCTCCATCACGGGCCAGTACAACTTCGAGGCCGGCTTCACCGACGCCTCCCTTGGCACCAAGCTCGCCGAGCAGTGGATCAACTCCAACAACGTCGACGTCATGTGGGGCGACGCCTCCGCGGTTGACAACGGCGTGCGCCAGGCCCTGCAGAACGCCGGTGCCGACACGCACTTCGACATCGCCCAGCCCATCGATACCGTCGGCGACGACCAGCCGACCGTCGTGACCTCCACGATCACCGACTGGATGATCGGCCAGGCCATGGACGAGATCGAGGGCGGCAAGTTCGGCGGCGGCAAGGCCATCACCGGCAACATGGACAACGGTGGCGTGTCGCTCGGCAAGTTCTCCGACAAGGTCTCCCAGGACGTCCAGGACAAGATCGCCGAGTACTCCGACCAGATCAAGGCCGGCACGTTCATCAGCGACTCCGACGTCGAGGCCATCGAGAAGGGCCTCTAG